Proteins from a genomic interval of Chanodichthys erythropterus isolate Z2021 chromosome 8, ASM2448905v1, whole genome shotgun sequence:
- the LOC137025352 gene encoding gastrula zinc finger protein XlCGF57.1-like: MAFIKEESEDFRIEQTFTVKKQETEDQTKIEFIKEESEDMKDEDTEEQTDLMALKEESEVLNEMEDKDQYNNHHDFITGEKSFSHSQTENTSSQKIAQNTGTRTHFTCNLCEKSFSTEENLKVHMKIHFGEKPYTCSQCGKSFKQKGNFKVHIRIHSGENLYTCLQCGQSFKQKGHFEDHKIIHTGETPFTCQQCGKRFSQKENLNKHMNIHNGAKPFMCGQSFDQHENIKVHITIHTGEKPFICQQCGKSYTLKESLKRHIRIHTREKPYTCQQCGKSFIQKGHFEDHMRIHTGEKPFTCQQCGKRFSQKQNLDRHMTIHTGENSYTCLQCGKSFQQKGHFEDHKRIHTGEKPFTCQHCGKSFGMKRSLERHIKNSHWREFLQMPLEQKEFQS, encoded by the exons ATGgcatttattaaagaggagagtgaagactTTAGGATTGAACAAACATTCACAGTTAAAAAACAAGAGACTGAGGATCAAACAAAgattgagtttattaaagaggagagtgaagacatgaaagatgaagatactgaggaacaaacag ACCTGATGGCACtgaaagaggagagtgaagtaCTGAATGAAATGGAAGATAAAGATCAATATAACAATCATCATGATTTCATTACTGGAGAAAAATCTTTTAGTCACTCACAGACAGAAAACACTTCCTCACAAAAAATAGCTCAAAATACTGGAACTAGAACTCATTTCACCTGCAACCTGTGTGAAAAGAGTTTCAGCACAGAGGaaaaccttaaagtccacatgaaaattcactttggagagaagccttacacctgctctcagtgtggaaagagtttcaaacaGAAAGGAAATTTTAAAGTCCACATAAGAATTCACTCTGGAGAAAACCTATACACATGCCTTCAGTGTGGACAGAGTTTTAAACAGAAAGGTCACTTTGAAGACCACAAAataattcacactggagagacgccgttcacctgccaacagtgtggaaaaagatTCAGCCAAAAAGAAAACCTTAACAAGCACATGAATATTCACAATGGAGCGAAGCCATTTATGTGTGGACAGAGTTTTGATCAACATGAAAACATTAAAGTTCACATTAccattcacactggagagaagcctttcatctgccaacagtgtggaaaaagttacACTCTAAAAGAAAGCCTTAAAAGGCACATAAGAATCCACACcagagagaagccttacacctgccaacagtgtggaaagagtttcattcaGAAAGGACACTTTGAagaccacatgagaattcacaccggagagaagccattcacctgccaacagtgtggaaaacgTTTCAGCCAAAAACAGAACCTTGACAGGCACATGAccattcacactggagaaaactCCTACACATgccttcagtgtggaaagagtttccaaCAGAAAGGACACTTTGAAGACCACAAAAGAATTCACACCGGAGAAAAGCCGTTTACCTGCCAACACTGTGGAAAAAGTTTTGGAATGAAACGGAGCCTTGAGAGGCACATAaaaaattcacactggagagaattCCTACAAATGCCTTTAGAGCAGAAAGAGTTTCAATCATAA